In Edaphobacter lichenicola, a single genomic region encodes these proteins:
- a CDS encoding FecR family protein, with amino-acid sequence MKIGFGCGVFLAMAFSVAGVAAAGAQSGAAAEQSNPLDRDSASTAHVATADVVTADVSTARVPVAGTPTADVAAARVPVDNGARPGDSHVRIVRLSDVKGTLSLDRKTGNGFEQTMPNMPIIQGERLRTAEGYAEVEFEDNSTLRVAPNSLVEFPLLALRSSGAKASTIEVVRGMVYVNLQSTKGNEFVLRAGDQTMTVSPSTHVRMTVADGKTVVSVFNGSVEAKHGSETTLVTKKESLTLGGEQVVVAKKIEEAPSDAWDKEANEYHARYSQANAMVAGGSTYGLSDLNYYGNFINGGAFGSFWQPYLVGAGWSPYGNGVWALYPGAGYSWVSPYPWGWLPYHSGNWSFFPGYGWGWQPGGTFNGLNNVASGGGGAGGLVGTAVHSPTRAASPQAPTVGAGSLVLANHTPMVFSKEDKPGNFVFQKNSAGLGVPRGSLGSLNKISSHVEQHGSANMQVYAAAPSAGFMSSSHGGNSGPVTLRAGAPIQSANTSNAPASRTGSYGGSSASSSSGASHSLSAPSASGGSSGSSGRGGSAPK; translated from the coding sequence ATGAAGATCGGATTCGGATGCGGAGTGTTTCTGGCGATGGCGTTTTCGGTGGCGGGAGTTGCGGCCGCGGGAGCACAGAGTGGAGCGGCCGCGGAGCAAAGTAACCCGTTAGATCGGGATTCTGCATCGACTGCGCACGTGGCGACGGCTGATGTGGTTACGGCTGATGTGTCAACGGCTCGTGTCCCGGTAGCTGGTACACCTACGGCTGATGTGGCAGCGGCGCGCGTGCCCGTAGACAACGGGGCGCGGCCGGGCGATTCGCACGTAAGGATTGTGCGACTGAGTGATGTGAAGGGAACGCTCTCGCTCGATCGTAAGACGGGAAACGGCTTTGAACAGACGATGCCGAATATGCCGATCATCCAAGGCGAGAGGCTTCGGACCGCCGAAGGGTACGCTGAGGTGGAGTTTGAGGACAACAGCACGCTGCGTGTGGCGCCGAACTCGCTGGTGGAGTTTCCGCTGTTGGCGCTGCGCAGCTCGGGAGCCAAGGCCTCGACGATAGAGGTAGTGCGGGGGATGGTGTATGTGAACCTGCAGAGCACGAAGGGAAATGAGTTCGTGCTGCGGGCGGGAGATCAGACGATGACGGTGTCGCCGTCGACGCATGTGCGAATGACGGTGGCTGACGGGAAGACGGTTGTCTCGGTCTTCAACGGAAGCGTGGAGGCGAAGCACGGCTCGGAGACGACGCTGGTGACGAAGAAGGAGTCACTGACGTTGGGTGGAGAGCAGGTGGTTGTTGCGAAGAAGATCGAGGAAGCGCCGTCTGATGCGTGGGATAAGGAAGCGAACGAATATCATGCGCGCTACTCGCAGGCGAATGCGATGGTGGCTGGAGGCTCTACCTATGGCTTGAGTGACCTGAACTACTACGGGAACTTTATCAATGGCGGAGCGTTTGGATCATTCTGGCAGCCGTATCTTGTGGGCGCAGGATGGAGTCCGTACGGTAACGGTGTGTGGGCGCTGTATCCGGGAGCAGGCTATTCGTGGGTGTCACCGTATCCATGGGGCTGGCTGCCGTATCACTCTGGCAACTGGTCGTTCTTCCCGGGATATGGGTGGGGATGGCAGCCGGGTGGCACGTTTAATGGATTGAACAATGTTGCGAGTGGTGGTGGCGGGGCAGGGGGGCTGGTCGGGACTGCGGTGCATTCGCCCACGCGTGCTGCTTCGCCGCAAGCGCCGACCGTGGGCGCAGGCTCGCTGGTACTTGCGAACCATACGCCAATGGTCTTCTCCAAGGAAGATAAGCCGGGGAACTTTGTGTTCCAGAAGAACTCGGCGGGGTTGGGCGTGCCGAGGGGGTCGCTGGGAAGCCTGAACAAGATTTCGAGCCATGTAGAGCAGCACGGATCGGCAAATATGCAGGTCTATGCTGCCGCGCCTTCTGCGGGGTTCATGTCGTCGAGTCACGGTGGGAACAGCGGGCCGGTTACATTGCGTGCAGGAGCGCCGATCCAGAGTGCGAATACATCGAATGCTCCAGCATCGCGAACGGGATCGTATGGGGGATCTTCGGCGTCATCGTCATCGGGCGCTTCTCATAGCCTGAGCGCTCCGTCGGCGAGCGGCGGGTCCTCCGGAAGCAGCGGCCGCGGTGGATCTGCTCCGAAGTAG
- a CDS encoding DUF6526 family protein, giving the protein MPAAQNFKNHTRFHPPFHFVILPLLILNLIFSIYITIHRWPAYQHTNLWWIAMSIVFFLMAGLSRDYALKAQDRIIRLEERLRLQALLPPADRAHIDELTVPQLIALRFASDAELPDLAHRALTKNMDPKAIKQAIVNWRPDNRRI; this is encoded by the coding sequence ATGCCCGCCGCACAGAACTTCAAAAACCACACGCGCTTCCATCCGCCCTTTCACTTCGTCATCCTCCCTCTGCTGATCCTCAATCTCATCTTCTCCATCTACATCACCATCCACCGCTGGCCCGCCTACCAGCACACCAATCTCTGGTGGATCGCCATGTCCATCGTCTTTTTCCTGATGGCCGGCCTCTCCCGCGACTACGCGCTCAAAGCCCAGGACCGCATCATCCGCCTCGAGGAGCGTCTCCGCCTCCAGGCACTCCTCCCCCCCGCCGACCGCGCCCACATCGACGAGCTCACGGTCCCCCAGCTCATCGCCCTCCGCTTCGCCTCCGACGCCGAGCTCCCCGACCTCGCCCACCGCGCCCTCACCAAAAACATGGATCCCAAGGCCATCAAGCAGGCCATCGTCAACTGGCGCCCCGACAACCGCCGCATCTGA
- a CDS encoding diflavin oxidoreductase, whose protein sequence is MTEVEAQEAQKDQQASGHASKYTRNNPFLSTVTYNRLLTGEGSEKETRHVELTLEEGMTYTPGDAVGIIPENRAIAVAEVLEALHYTGRERVLDHYKVEISLEEALRTRLGIGKLARGSVGQYAKLAPTIEGLKCLIGPENKARAEEYCWGREFVDLATDFPRVVTDPQQLFNILQRLTPRMYSIASSQAMHKDNVQTTVRVVRYEAHGRDRQGVASGHLGDRAGEGTAMPIFLHSNNNFRLPEDTAKPVIMIGPGTGIAPFRAFLEERQATGQKGDNWLFFGEQREAMDFLYKDQFLAMHKDGILTRLDTAFSRDQARKVYVQDRMQEHCKELYQWLERGAYFYVCGDATRMAKDVETALLDVIARGSNGTLDHAAEYLAAMKKQKRYQRDVY, encoded by the coding sequence ATGACTGAAGTGGAAGCCCAAGAAGCCCAAAAAGACCAGCAGGCAAGCGGACACGCGTCCAAATACACCCGCAACAACCCCTTCCTCTCCACCGTGACCTACAACCGCCTCCTCACCGGCGAAGGCTCGGAGAAGGAGACCCGCCACGTCGAGCTCACCCTCGAAGAGGGCATGACCTACACCCCCGGCGACGCCGTCGGAATCATCCCCGAAAACCGCGCCATCGCCGTAGCCGAGGTCCTCGAAGCCCTCCACTACACCGGCCGCGAGCGCGTCCTCGACCACTACAAGGTCGAAATCAGCCTCGAAGAGGCCCTCCGCACCCGCCTCGGCATCGGCAAGCTCGCCCGCGGCTCCGTCGGCCAGTACGCCAAACTCGCCCCCACCATCGAAGGCCTCAAATGCCTCATCGGCCCCGAAAACAAGGCCCGCGCCGAGGAGTACTGCTGGGGACGAGAGTTCGTCGACCTCGCCACCGACTTCCCCAGGGTCGTCACCGACCCCCAGCAGCTCTTCAACATCCTCCAGCGCCTCACCCCCCGCATGTACTCCATCGCCTCCAGCCAGGCCATGCACAAGGACAACGTCCAGACCACGGTCCGCGTAGTCCGCTACGAAGCCCATGGCCGCGACCGCCAGGGGGTGGCCTCCGGACACCTCGGGGACCGAGCCGGCGAAGGCACCGCCATGCCGATCTTCCTCCACTCCAACAACAACTTCCGCCTCCCCGAAGACACCGCCAAACCGGTCATCATGATCGGCCCCGGCACGGGCATCGCCCCCTTCCGCGCCTTTCTCGAAGAACGCCAGGCCACCGGCCAAAAAGGCGACAACTGGCTCTTCTTCGGCGAACAACGCGAAGCCATGGACTTTCTCTACAAAGATCAGTTCCTGGCCATGCACAAGGACGGCATCCTCACCCGCCTCGACACCGCCTTCTCCCGCGACCAGGCCCGCAAAGTCTACGTTCAGGACCGCATGCAGGAGCACTGCAAAGAGCTCTACCAGTGGCTGGAGCGCGGAGCCTACTTCTACGTCTGCGGCGACGCCACCCGCATGGCCAAGGACGTAGAGACAGCCCTCCTCGACGTCATCGCCCGAGGCTCGAACGGCACCCTCGACCACGCCGCCGAGTACCTGGCCGCCATGAAAAAACAAAAGCGCTACCAGCGAGACGTCTACTAA
- a CDS encoding TetR/AcrR family transcriptional regulator: MSESSPKFEEAAERVHNKTTDPLIPRTRKLTQQAIVKLMKDKEFDSISVQDSAEAKIGEAPIERAPERTTDPRILRTRKLLQQALVNLMKEKQFDSLSVQDIAEAATINRATFYDHYPDKFALLECTVATRFNELLSKRGVTFNGTCTSALRAIVLGVCDFIASAQLLCSDRPGQMEPHMESAIIAVVRRMLLYGLEQHPSAAPSSPQMIATTTAWAIYGAAKEWAQTPNRPPSSHIADIILTLVSPVLALAETTPPTVSA; this comes from the coding sequence ATGTCAGAATCCTCTCCAAAATTCGAGGAAGCCGCCGAAAGAGTGCATAACAAGACCACCGACCCCCTCATTCCGCGCACTCGGAAACTAACCCAACAGGCCATCGTCAAGCTAATGAAGGACAAGGAATTCGACAGCATCTCTGTCCAGGACAGCGCCGAAGCCAAAATCGGGGAAGCTCCCATTGAACGAGCGCCGGAAAGGACGACCGACCCGCGCATCCTCCGCACCCGCAAGCTCCTTCAGCAGGCCCTCGTCAACCTCATGAAAGAAAAGCAGTTTGACAGCCTCTCCGTGCAGGACATCGCCGAAGCCGCTACCATCAACCGCGCCACCTTCTACGACCACTACCCCGACAAGTTCGCCCTGCTCGAGTGCACCGTCGCCACCCGCTTCAACGAGCTGCTCTCCAAACGCGGAGTCACCTTCAACGGCACCTGCACCTCCGCCCTCCGTGCCATCGTCCTCGGCGTCTGCGACTTCATCGCTTCTGCCCAACTCCTCTGTTCCGACCGCCCCGGACAGATGGAGCCCCACATGGAGTCCGCCATCATCGCCGTCGTCCGCCGCATGCTCCTCTATGGCCTCGAACAGCATCCCTCCGCCGCCCCCAGCTCCCCCCAGATGATCGCCACCACCACCGCATGGGCCATCTATGGCGCCGCCAAAGAGTGGGCCCAAACCCCCAACCGCCCCCCCTCCAGCCACATCGCAGACATCATCCTCACCCTCGTCTCGCCTGTCCTCGCACTCGCCGAAACTACACCGCCCACCGTCTCAGCCTGA
- a CDS encoding deoxyribonuclease IV: protein MKSSAKKRIGVHVGTAGGTWTAVERAVAAGANTFQIFSSSPRQWRAAAVKPEDAVKMRELRAKHDVGPVAIHASYLINLCSQTESVRVNGVAAFRGEVERALALGAEYLVLHPGSWKGLTREEGLRLAAESIEKAIDGVPWQGKDFKILIENTAGAEFSLGGKLEQVAELVERLKACAPVGVCLDTCHVHVAGYDLVSPDGYVETMLLVKDTVGFDAVKVWHCNDAKAAMGSKLDRHEHIGEGTIGAEVFRRLLHDERFGHAVFIAETPVDAPGDEARNVGVLRTLAAG from the coding sequence ATGAAGAGTTCAGCGAAGAAGCGGATTGGCGTACATGTGGGGACGGCGGGTGGAACGTGGACCGCGGTTGAGCGGGCAGTGGCGGCGGGGGCGAATACGTTTCAGATCTTTTCTTCGAGTCCGCGGCAGTGGCGGGCGGCGGCGGTAAAGCCCGAGGACGCGGTGAAGATGCGGGAGCTGCGGGCGAAGCATGATGTGGGGCCGGTGGCGATTCATGCGAGCTATCTGATCAATCTTTGCAGCCAGACGGAGAGCGTGCGGGTGAATGGGGTGGCGGCGTTTCGCGGAGAGGTGGAGCGGGCGCTGGCGCTGGGTGCGGAGTATCTGGTGCTGCATCCGGGGAGCTGGAAGGGGCTCACGCGGGAGGAGGGCTTGCGGCTGGCGGCCGAGTCGATTGAGAAGGCGATCGATGGGGTGCCGTGGCAGGGGAAGGACTTTAAGATTTTGATTGAGAACACGGCTGGAGCGGAGTTTTCACTTGGCGGAAAGCTGGAGCAGGTGGCGGAGCTGGTGGAGAGGCTGAAGGCTTGTGCACCGGTGGGGGTGTGTCTGGATACGTGCCATGTGCATGTGGCGGGGTATGACCTGGTGTCGCCGGATGGGTATGTGGAGACGATGCTGCTGGTGAAGGATACGGTGGGGTTCGATGCGGTGAAGGTGTGGCACTGCAATGACGCGAAGGCGGCGATGGGGTCGAAGCTGGACCGGCATGAGCATATCGGGGAGGGGACGATTGGGGCGGAGGTGTTTCGGCGGCTGCTGCATGATGAGCGGTTTGGGCATGCGGTGTTTATTGCGGAGACTCCGGTTGATGCTCCGGGGGATGAGGCAAGAAATGTTGGGGTGCTGCGGACGCTGGCTGCGGGGTAG
- a CDS encoding FMN-dependent NADH-azoreductase: MPTLLVVNSSPFHETSVSRHLSEEFVQNWKQANPNGRVITRDLTSSDLKTVDAAWVGASYTPKDARTAEQKQVLEVSDTLLGELRAADEYVFGVPMHNFGVPSVLKLWIDQVARVGETFAYSEAGPKGLLVGKKATFLVATGGVYDAGTAMASFNHVEPYLRSVFFFLGVTDPKFVLAGGASVLMSGQADRATFLKPHVEAIRSQFVAA; encoded by the coding sequence ATGCCCACTTTACTTGTTGTGAATTCCAGCCCCTTTCATGAGACCTCGGTCTCCCGCCACCTGTCCGAGGAGTTCGTTCAGAACTGGAAGCAGGCGAACCCGAACGGGAGAGTGATTACCCGCGACCTGACCTCGAGCGATCTGAAGACGGTCGACGCTGCGTGGGTTGGGGCTTCGTATACGCCGAAGGATGCTCGCACAGCGGAGCAGAAGCAGGTGCTTGAGGTGTCGGACACGCTGCTCGGCGAACTGCGGGCGGCCGATGAGTATGTCTTTGGCGTTCCGATGCACAACTTCGGGGTTCCTTCGGTGCTGAAGCTGTGGATCGACCAGGTTGCTCGCGTTGGCGAGACGTTTGCGTATTCGGAGGCAGGGCCGAAGGGTCTGTTGGTGGGGAAGAAGGCTACATTCCTGGTGGCTACCGGCGGGGTTTATGACGCGGGGACTGCGATGGCTTCGTTCAACCACGTTGAGCCGTATCTGCGTTCGGTGTTCTTCTTCCTGGGTGTGACGGATCCGAAGTTCGTGTTGGCTGGCGGCGCTTCGGTACTGATGTCTGGGCAGGCGGATCGGGCGACGTTCCTGAAGCCGCATGTTGAGGCGATTCGTTCGCAGTTTGTGGCGGCTTAA
- a CDS encoding O-methyltransferase, with amino-acid sequence MSQSAIRKTFAPVKKLLPAWLSNPIRNSLTAILTPILYSVRTGHFRSSLKMAAVSRHGEPIPWYTYSSLDFLSARNYTGKTILEFGGGQSTLWWSARAKHVVTFEGKKDWYERIAPGLPANVELHYVEKTVPITDALQVAQILSTKASGHYDVIVIDGLTRSQLIDIACERLAPDGIIVCDNSEGYGIYEGFKDKGLDRVDFFGNAPGVVLPHCTSIYFRSTSFVFSPSIPIDLPT; translated from the coding sequence GTGTCGCAATCTGCCATCCGCAAAACATTCGCTCCCGTAAAAAAACTTCTGCCCGCCTGGCTGTCCAACCCCATACGCAACAGCCTCACCGCGATCCTCACGCCCATCCTCTACAGCGTGCGCACCGGTCACTTCCGCAGCAGTTTGAAGATGGCAGCCGTATCCCGGCATGGCGAACCCATCCCCTGGTACACCTACTCCAGCCTGGACTTTCTAAGCGCCCGCAACTACACCGGAAAAACCATCCTCGAATTCGGTGGCGGACAATCCACCCTCTGGTGGTCCGCACGGGCAAAGCACGTCGTCACCTTCGAAGGAAAGAAAGACTGGTACGAACGCATAGCACCCGGCTTGCCTGCCAACGTCGAGCTGCACTACGTAGAAAAAACCGTGCCCATCACCGACGCACTGCAAGTCGCTCAAATCCTCTCCACCAAAGCCTCCGGCCACTACGACGTCATCGTGATCGACGGCCTCACCCGCTCACAGCTGATCGACATCGCCTGCGAACGCCTGGCCCCAGACGGAATCATCGTCTGCGATAACTCCGAAGGCTACGGCATCTACGAAGGATTCAAAGACAAGGGCCTCGACCGCGTCGACTTCTTCGGTAACGCCCCCGGCGTCGTCCTCCCCCACTGCACCTCCATCTACTTCCGATCCACATCCTTCGTCTTCAGCCCCTCCATCCCAATCGATCTCCCCACCTGA
- a CDS encoding ankyrin repeat domain-containing protein has translation MPVRQLPPKPNLDHLKHQAKDLLRGHADHDPLAAQQIREFHPRFLRVTDAEVFQAPFKLSDAQVTIAREHGFPSWVRLKSHIERPTLSGQISLPHHERIEDAAFRLAVKLLDAGDAAGLRSHLKQHPRLVHQHVVFEGGNYFRNPTLLEFVAENPIRHGSLPANIVEVAKVILDAGAERSAIEETLMLVSTGSVARECGVKLDLIDLLCDRGANPESALRASALHGEVDAVDALMARGARIDLPVAAALGRVDDFRRLLAASDGEDRHLAFALASQYGQVEIVRLLLDAGEDPNRYNPVGGHSHATPLHNAAVAGNEEMVKLLVERGARVDRKDVLWRGTPADWARYGGKTEVERYLRSLPDGGSATAEGASKARAKYGDSSPSASSGSE, from the coding sequence ATGCCAGTTCGACAGCTCCCACCCAAGCCCAACCTCGACCACCTCAAGCATCAAGCCAAGGATCTGCTCCGTGGTCATGCTGACCATGATCCGCTAGCGGCACAGCAGATTCGAGAGTTTCATCCGCGGTTTCTCCGCGTGACCGATGCTGAGGTCTTCCAAGCTCCGTTCAAGCTGAGCGATGCGCAGGTGACAATTGCTCGTGAGCATGGATTCCCAAGTTGGGTCCGATTGAAGTCGCATATCGAGAGGCCAACACTCTCCGGCCAGATCAGCTTGCCGCATCACGAACGAATTGAGGATGCGGCGTTTCGTCTCGCGGTGAAGCTTCTCGACGCGGGCGATGCGGCGGGTTTGCGTTCGCATCTCAAGCAGCATCCCAGGCTGGTTCATCAGCATGTTGTGTTTGAGGGGGGAAACTACTTTCGGAACCCGACGTTGCTGGAGTTTGTGGCGGAGAATCCGATTCGCCATGGCAGTCTGCCTGCCAACATTGTCGAGGTAGCCAAGGTGATTCTTGATGCGGGTGCGGAGCGTTCGGCCATTGAGGAGACTCTGATGCTCGTCTCTACCGGCAGTGTCGCTCGGGAGTGTGGCGTCAAGCTTGATCTGATCGATCTGCTTTGCGATCGCGGAGCGAATCCTGAGAGTGCTCTGCGGGCGTCTGCCCTGCATGGAGAGGTTGACGCGGTAGATGCCTTGATGGCGCGTGGCGCACGAATCGATCTGCCGGTCGCGGCTGCGCTGGGCAGAGTCGACGACTTTCGCCGTCTGCTTGCAGCGTCCGACGGTGAGGATCGTCATCTTGCATTTGCGCTGGCGTCGCAGTACGGTCAGGTCGAGATCGTCAGACTGCTGCTGGATGCCGGAGAGGACCCTAACCGTTACAACCCGGTTGGAGGGCACTCCCACGCTACGCCTTTGCACAACGCTGCGGTCGCGGGGAATGAGGAGATGGTGAAGCTTCTCGTTGAGCGCGGTGCGAGGGTGGATAGGAAGGATGTTCTGTGGCGAGGGACTCCCGCGGATTGGGCCAGGTACGGCGGTAAGACGGAGGTTGAGAGGTATCTTCGTTCGTTACCGGATGGTGGCTCGGCAACGGCAGAAGGTGCAAGTAAAGCAAGGGCTAAATACGGGGATTCTTCCCCTTCGGCAAGCTCAGGGTCAGAATGA
- a CDS encoding AAA family ATPase: MTGPAYPFAAIVGQEQMKMALLLAAVDWRLGVLLRGDKGAGKTTTARALAELLPKPGRFVNLPIGITEDRLLGGLDLASTLKGEPALRPGLVAEANGGILYVDEVNLLPDHLADALLDAAATGVSTVEREGFSAVQEARFVLMGSMNPEEGSLRPQLLDRFALVADITASGLATERREVVERRLIYDADPALFAARWMEQQIYLQQRIAAARVMLPSVQCSTVMLEHISTIVCEHGVRSLRADLAIARASCAQAALLGCEEVTDEHIGAVLPLALAHRITHSPQKPPLPQTSPSLLPQTPAQSRESEETDETTEQRFSSLSVRTPELRWTANGGRSGATGARKGPAPGPVVRNRKSESPAELDSRSSVLEAIARTGRPSPRLQDLYDKVREPIVGSRFLFVVDSSGSHAARERMRVVKGAVAGLIERSLRRRDEIAVIVFRGESAEILVDPTSDVAAVVAALEYLPTGGRTPLAHALELANELVTPETLLLLVTDGRANVPYRSNDAWDDALQAAAKIRCPGLVVDTESSNHAFGKAKELADAMRVECISLSEFEAGYDFAVLLKNSVDR, translated from the coding sequence ATGACCGGCCCGGCTTATCCGTTCGCTGCGATTGTCGGCCAGGAACAGATGAAGATGGCGCTGCTTCTCGCCGCTGTGGATTGGCGCCTGGGAGTGCTCTTGCGTGGAGACAAAGGCGCGGGGAAGACCACGACGGCGCGAGCGCTCGCCGAGTTGCTCCCGAAGCCTGGGCGCTTTGTGAATCTGCCCATAGGGATAACGGAAGATCGTCTTTTAGGTGGGCTGGATTTAGCGAGTACGTTGAAGGGCGAACCGGCGCTCCGGCCCGGCCTGGTCGCAGAAGCAAACGGTGGCATTCTTTATGTCGACGAGGTCAATCTTCTGCCGGACCATCTTGCCGACGCGCTATTGGATGCAGCCGCGACCGGCGTGAGCACAGTCGAGCGAGAAGGCTTTAGCGCAGTGCAGGAGGCACGATTCGTTTTGATGGGAAGCATGAATCCGGAAGAGGGATCGCTGCGGCCACAGTTACTCGATCGGTTTGCCCTCGTTGCCGATATTACTGCCAGCGGATTGGCGACTGAAAGACGGGAGGTCGTTGAACGGCGCTTGATTTATGACGCCGACCCTGCACTTTTCGCGGCCCGGTGGATGGAGCAGCAGATATATCTTCAGCAGCGGATAGCAGCTGCGAGGGTGATGCTTCCGTCTGTGCAATGTTCTACCGTTATGTTGGAGCACATTAGCACGATCGTTTGTGAACATGGAGTCAGATCCCTTCGTGCAGATCTCGCCATAGCGCGTGCGAGCTGCGCACAGGCCGCTCTGCTGGGTTGTGAAGAGGTTACGGACGAACATATCGGGGCCGTGCTGCCGCTTGCCTTGGCTCACCGCATAACGCATTCACCTCAGAAGCCACCTCTTCCACAAACTTCTCCTTCACTATTGCCCCAAACACCGGCGCAGAGCAGGGAGAGCGAAGAGACCGATGAAACGACGGAGCAGCGCTTTTCTTCTCTGTCAGTCAGAACACCCGAATTGCGTTGGACTGCAAATGGCGGTAGAAGCGGAGCAACCGGGGCGCGCAAAGGGCCGGCACCGGGTCCCGTTGTCAGAAATAGAAAGAGCGAGAGCCCCGCGGAGCTGGATTCTCGCTCTTCCGTACTGGAAGCTATTGCCCGAACTGGTCGACCGAGTCCGCGTCTGCAGGATTTATATGACAAGGTGCGTGAGCCGATAGTGGGGTCGCGGTTTTTGTTTGTGGTGGATTCAAGCGGGTCGCATGCCGCGCGCGAACGGATGCGAGTGGTCAAGGGGGCGGTGGCCGGGCTGATTGAACGTTCCCTGCGTCGCCGTGACGAGATAGCCGTGATTGTATTTCGCGGAGAATCTGCCGAGATTCTAGTTGATCCTACAAGCGACGTAGCGGCGGTGGTTGCTGCTTTGGAGTATTTGCCGACAGGTGGCCGTACCCCTCTTGCGCATGCGCTTGAACTGGCGAATGAACTTGTGACCCCCGAGACGCTCTTATTGCTTGTCACCGATGGGCGGGCCAATGTTCCTTATCGCAGCAACGACGCCTGGGATGACGCGTTGCAGGCTGCGGCTAAGATTCGATGTCCCGGTTTGGTCGTCGACACCGAGTCGAGCAACCACGCATTCGGTAAGGCGAAAGAACTTGCCGACGCTATGCGTGTGGAGTGCATTAGCCTGTCAGAGTTTGAAGCAGGATATGATTTTGCCGTTCTGCTCAAGAACAGCGTTGATCGGTAA
- a CDS encoding FAD-binding protein yields MNKRQFLKGSCSLLTGTMLSRFVSAAEQQTAHQTADQSALQAAAHQTAPRTNWAGNLTFHTDTLYQPKTTDEVQHIVKSCDKLRALGRGHSFNAIADSTHAQISLKQLDSIDIDAKARTATVGAGVTYGKLAPILDAQGFAVPNLASLPHVSVIGACATATHGSGSNNGNLATIVSGLELVTADGTLHTLSRAKGGDRFLGQVVNLGGLGVVTKTTLNLQPTFQVAQVVYENLSFSQLEHHLEEIYLSGYSVSLFTNWQNHQAAEVWVKRRLEPGATSVQFAPEFFGAKQATQKLHPVAGHSAESCTEQFGVPGPWYERLPHFKLNFTPSSGAEIQTEYFVPREHAYEAILAVEQLRDRITPHLYITELRTIAADDLWLSMAYQRPSLAIHFTWKPENDAVQALLPLIEEKLAPFNGRPHWAKVNTIPPATLQRLYPKMPDYKALLTQYDPQGKFRNQFLNTNLFGA; encoded by the coding sequence ATGAATAAAAGACAGTTCCTCAAAGGCTCCTGCTCCCTGCTCACCGGAACCATGCTCTCCCGCTTCGTCTCCGCGGCCGAACAGCAAACAGCCCATCAAACAGCCGACCAGTCCGCACTCCAAGCCGCCGCCCATCAAACCGCCCCGCGAACCAACTGGGCCGGCAACCTCACCTTCCACACCGACACTCTCTACCAGCCCAAAACCACCGACGAAGTCCAGCACATCGTCAAAAGCTGCGACAAGCTGCGCGCCCTCGGCCGCGGCCACTCCTTCAACGCCATCGCCGACAGCACCCACGCCCAGATCTCCCTCAAGCAGCTCGACTCCATCGACATCGACGCCAAAGCCCGAACCGCGACCGTCGGCGCCGGCGTCACCTACGGCAAACTCGCCCCCATCCTCGACGCCCAGGGCTTCGCCGTCCCCAACCTCGCCTCGCTCCCTCACGTCTCCGTCATCGGAGCCTGCGCCACCGCCACCCACGGCTCCGGCAGCAACAACGGCAACCTCGCCACCATCGTCTCCGGCCTCGAACTCGTCACCGCCGACGGCACCCTCCACACCCTCTCGCGCGCCAAAGGCGGCGACCGCTTCCTCGGCCAGGTCGTCAACCTCGGCGGCCTCGGCGTCGTCACCAAAACCACCCTCAACCTCCAACCCACCTTCCAGGTCGCGCAAGTCGTCTACGAGAACCTCTCCTTCTCCCAGCTCGAACACCACCTCGAAGAGATCTACCTCAGCGGCTACAGCGTAAGCCTCTTCACCAACTGGCAAAATCATCAAGCCGCTGAGGTCTGGGTCAAGCGCCGCCTCGAACCCGGCGCCACCTCCGTGCAATTCGCGCCCGAGTTCTTCGGCGCAAAGCAAGCCACGCAAAAACTCCACCCCGTCGCTGGCCACTCCGCCGAAAGTTGCACCGAGCAGTTCGGCGTCCCCGGCCCCTGGTACGAGCGCCTCCCCCACTTCAAGCTCAACTTCACACCCAGCAGCGGCGCCGAGATCCAGACCGAGTACTTCGTCCCCCGCGAGCACGCCTACGAGGCCATCCTCGCCGTCGAGCAGCTCCGCGACCGCATCACGCCCCACCTCTACATCACCGAGCTCCGCACCATCGCCGCCGACGACCTCTGGCTCAGCATGGCCTACCAGCGCCCCTCCCTCGCCATCCACTTCACCTGGAAGCCCGAGAACGACGCCGTCCAAGCCCTCCTCCCCCTCATCGAAGAAAAGCTAGCCCCCTTCAACGGCCGCCCCCACTGGGCCAAGGTCAACACCATTCCCCCCGCGACCCTCCAGCGTCTCTACCCTAAGATGCCTGACTACAAAGCCCTCCTCACCCAATACGACCCGCAAGGAAAGTTCCGCAACCAGTTCCTCAACACCAACCTCTTCGGAGCCTGA